The Dromaius novaehollandiae isolate bDroNov1 chromosome 27, bDroNov1.hap1, whole genome shotgun sequence genome contains the following window.
TTGAAGCTGCAGTCACAAACGTGAAGAGGAGAATAGACGTTCTGGGGCTACTTTGCATTTAGCAGCTAAACGTTGCTGTCATTGCTACCACTGGTATAAATCCCCTCATGCTGTGACACACCACAGACAAGTTGCCCAGGCTGTAACCAGTGTCACCCAGACTTGCTGGGTGGGAAAGCCACATAAGGCTCAAAATGtgtgagggagggggaaggtgcTCAACAAGAGCTTTGCTTTGTGTTCCCACCCCGCTACGTGGCAGGGGTATGCGCTGTCGGTGCAGGAAGACAGGATCTGTGGTGTCAGACACTACAGAGAGACAGAATCGGTAGCATGGGAATGTGACTGAGAGAAGCACCTCTGTGAAGGTGGCTGAAGCTTCTCTCATGTAAAAGAGAAACAACACAGCGAATCCATGTAGCTCAGTTACAATTGCTTGTGCAATTAGATAGAACTGTAAGTGTGAGAAGGTAAAATGGTGTTGGGTTTGGGCAAGGGAAGAAGTCCAAGCATAACCTGGGATGTGATGCAAGCTGGGCAGCACAGCGACTAGAGACAGAGCGGGGAAGTGGATCTGGTGTCTGCGGATAGCTATGGTTCCCTACGGACTGATACGCACCGTTAGAGATATTGAGTGTAACCTCCACTATTCGGAAAAGATGAGGGTGTTCGTAAAGTGCACACCAGTACACGCCAGAGTCCTCTGCCCGCAGCTTCTCCATGGTGACGGTGACTATCCCCCTATGGCTGTCGTCCTGGATGGTGGTTGTGCCTGGCTGAGCTGTCCTGCGATGCCCGGAGGGCTGCCGGTCTGTGCGGGCCAGGACAGCACATTCTTCCCCAGCTCCCACTTTGCACCAGGCTTTCGTCACTGCCCCGTAGTCTCGGGGGCTGTACGGACACAGGATAGAGAGCGTGTCCGACTCCCTGGCTGTGTATTGTTGAGTCCCTGGAAAACAGGAGGCGTGTTTGGTGAGCTCCCAAAACAGGCATAAGGCATcgcctcaccacggctcgtgccTGGGCTGAGCCCTTCCTGGCTGTAAGTCTGCCTGTGGCGGCAGCTCGGGGCTCCTCGGGGCTCTGGCGCAggccgggaggggaggaaaagccGGGGAGGTGGGGCTGAAACCTGCGGGCAGCCGCACTTTCCTGCAAATAGATACTCACTCTTGGACACGGTGAGCCTGACTTCCATTATTCGGGTGCGATGTGTCTGTGTGTAGAGCACACACCAGTACACACCAGAGTCCTgttgctgcagcttctgcatgGTGATGGTGACAGTCTTGCCCTGGGTGTTGTCCCGGATCGAGGTTCTGCTTTGCTGGGTGTACTGCCGTGTTGAAGGGTAATTTGTGCTGACCACGGTGTTGCACGAAGTGGGACCTTGCCTTCGGCACCAGGCTTTCGGTGTTGTGCTGGGCGTCTGGGCATTGTATGGGCACTGCACAGACAGCGAGTCCAACTCCCACCTGTGTAACTCTGAAACAGCAAATCTGGTCACTGCCAGGCAGCCATGGGCACACGGGTGTCCACCTCCCCGAGCGAGCTGGGCACCCGGGCCAAATCTCCACCGGGGTAACTGCTCAGGGCCTGCACGCCGGTGAGGGAAGGGGGAGTTGGAGCAGGACGGGTCAGAGCTGGGAGCCCCCAGGGCCAGCCGGGGCTGTGGAGCTCCTTCGCACCGTGCTGGTGCGAGCGGGGAAGGCGGTGAGCAAGGCCTGGGGAGGGTGAGGGGGGCTGTGAGGTCCAGGGGAAGTCATTCAGCTGTGGTGGGAGAGGAGGGATGGCACAGGGGAGGGAATGATGTTCCTTTTTTATGAGACTTGCGTTTGTATGGAGGGGAACGTACTCACCCTTGAAAACGTTCAGTGAGATTGTCTTTAGCAGCCAGAGTGTGTTGGTGTTACGCTGGGAAGCACAGGAGTATGTGCcggagtcctgcacctggaggtTTTTCATGGTGATGGAAATGGCCCCACGTTTGACGTCATCTTCTATTGTAACTGTGCCCTGTGTGGCCTCGTTTATGTACGTATTAAGTGTTGAGTAAGTTGTCCCCACTAAGGCTTCGCAGATTCCGTTATTCACTCGGCACCAGGCTTTCTGTGAAGGGAAGGGGGCCTGCGGTGTGTAAAGACACTGGACGGAGAGAGTGCTTCCTTCCCGCCGGCTCTCCTCGGCACCCGGGGTTTGGGCTCGGAGGCCTGCAAAGACCACAAGTGGTGAGGGAGGGGGCAGCTGAAGCAGGGCTGCCCACCGCCTCCCGACAGGCCCAGGCAAACTCTGCCCCCCTTCCTCCGAGGGAGCGGGCGGCTGAGGGGCTCCAAGCAGAGAGGGCTTCATTCCTCTTGCCAAATTCACGTTCTTGGAAACAAGAAGGTTGATGCTTGGTGTGAACTGTTGAGATTTGAGCTGGGATTGCAATTCTGTTTTAAAACCCAGTTTACATGACAGTATTCCTCTGGAGGTAAACGTGGGACCTGGCGACTTGCAGGTGCTAAAGGCGTCTGCCCTTGGAGCCTGACTCGTGCCGTGCATGGGGCAGTGTTGGGGGCTGCCCcggcagcccagctctgctgttaGTGCCTCTCCCACCCGGCTAAATGGGAGCCAAACCCCTCCGCATCTGGGGGGTGGCAGCAGTGTGGCTCAGCGCcgtcctggaggagctgcaggcaagTCTGCCGGCTGTGCTGGGTGTGGGCGacgggggagagggaaggagcagggacGGTGTTTGCCGTGGGGGTGGAAGCTCGACCCGTGTCCCCGGGGGGCCTGAGGCTGGGCTCCCTGCAGCCCGCAGGTCCCTCCTGCCTGCATCCCTGGAGGACACCCAGCGACCGAGGGGAGCCAGGCTGTGCTGGCCCCCCTGGCAGGGCAGTCTCTGCACTAAAGGGTCTGTGCACTGATGCTGAATGATCCCAGCAGAGGCTTCAGCAGGTCTGAAGAGCTAGGAGAAAGGTGGCAATtgctgggagagagggaggggggaggaagagggagaggggagcaaggCCCACGTGGCAGGAGTCATCCTTAGAGTCATCCTCTGTGCCCAGGCGGAGGACGCAAAGCACTGTACGGGCACAGCCGCACGTGGGCTGGGCACCGAGGGACAAACAAGCTGTGGGCCAGGGAAACAAGGAGCTGGTGACCTTCCTGCCCCACTTCACCAAGCTGCCACCAGGTGAAAGCTTTGTGGTTTCTGCTGGGAAGGCAGGAGAGGCAGGTGGGTGCTCCGGGACAGCCCTGTCCCAAGCCTGGGACTGCAGTAGGCCCCTTTGCTGGGAGCAGTGGAGCGGGGTCAGGCCGCGTCGTGGGAAACGCCAGCTGGGGAAGGCACTGAGGGCTcggaggcagcagctctgcgCTCCGGGGTGTTCGGTCCTGTTGGAGTGAGCTGTGCAGTGGTGGGAACTGGGGCTATCGCCTTGCCTTACCCTCCCTGCAGCAAGTTCCCCAGCGCAGAGCCATCCCGGTGTGAGATTCCCACAGTCTGCACAGCTCCACAGGAGCCGCGGTGGGGAAGGGTGTCCCGCTCGTCCAGGGTGTGCTGGGAAGCCTCAGCTACGCCCAGCCCCTCTCTTACCTGGGCAGCAGAGTGGCAGAAGGAGGAGGACTCTCAGCTCCATGGCCATCCTCAAGCCCGGGGAAGGGGCATTGCCGGGAGCTGCCGGCGGCGCCCCGTTGGGAAGCGGCTGCGTTGCGTGGCTTCCCGCCTCACGCTGAGGCTGCTGGAGGAAGTGGCCGAGGTCCTGCCTTCCCACAGAAATCCCTCACCATGTTTTGCAACGAGACTGATATCAGGATTAGTTTCAGGGCGCTTTTGGGGAAGCGGCTGAGATCAGAGCTCGGCCCGTCCTGCCGGGCAggccctctgctgctctcctgtgGCCGTCGGCACGCTCTCCCCTCCCGCCAGAGGAACGGGGCAGGACAGTCCTTTCCCTGCCCGGAGCCGTGAGAGATGGAGCAGGCCCTTCGGCCAGGCCTTGCCCTTCTCTCTGGGCTCTCATAGCACCTCTCAAGGGCACAGGGCCAAGGAGGCTGGGGCTGCGTCTGCAGGGACCCTCCCGCAGGCCGTGACATTTGTGGTCCCAGTGCTCCAGCACCGCAGCCAATCCCTTTGTGCCCCGTGCTCTGCCACGGAGCTGGCAGGGTGCCTCCCCCCGGTGTCTCCAGCTCGAGAAACCAAACCAGAAGCACTTGGCTTTTGCACGTTGTGTTTGTGGTGAGGCAGCGTCCGTAGAGCCGTGGTGCGGCGTGAGCCTCTGCCCCGCCGAGCCGGTGGGGCTGCTCCGCGGCACGGAGCAGTGGCGTGCCTCCTCCTGGCGTGCCCCCACTGGCAGCTGGGATTGCTGGTGGCAGACGCCAGGCCGAGGCAGCGGATGCCAGCCACGCGCTGCGCTCAGCCTGCCTCTCCTCAGCTTTTTTCTCAAGAGTAGATGGGGATGTGGGGCTGTTGGCTGggctggagaaggaaagaagaggtgAAAGAGCAAGAGGAAAAGGAGCAAAAATTAAGGCAAGACGAGGCTGTTCTTCCACTCCATCAGTGTCTGTTTTGGCTTTGCCGTGCTGCACGTGGAAAGGCATTTAAGGGCTTGCTGCTGGTCAGGCTGGCAGAGGGCAGCAGCTTGCTCTCCAGCTGGGTGGAAGAGACCTCTTTGACCCAGGGCACAGAGATGCTGCTGGTACAGGCTGTCACGTAAGGTCTTCTcagaattttttcctgttctgataATCTCCTGCCCTGAAAGGCAGGACAGAGAAGTCTTTCATGAAAAATATCTATGTGCAGGGAAGTATTTGTACTTCACTGCAGCGAGAGGAAGAGAAGGCTACTGTTTCCTGACGTGGGGAAAACACCTTACTATGCTTTACAGCGTTATAGAAACTCCCAGGAGCAGGGGACAGGCTGACTGGTTATACAAACCACCAGCTGAGTCTTGTGAAAGGGAGGCCTTATATTAGGCAATATTTAAGCTGCAAGAGGGTTATCTTCTCCTAAGGAAAAAGCTTCTTTCTGAGTAATAGCAGGAGGAAATTTCAACTAGATTGGCTGGTGCTGAGCAGCAGAGGGAAAGAAGCTAATACCCTGCCTGCTTTTAAACTGAGTGGGATTTAAACTACATCTGGGTGGGAAGGGACACAGTGCATCAGCCGCAGCAACCCAGAGGCATGTGGTGGGGGGAGCTGCTTTCGAGGAATTCAGAGCCATTAGGGAAAAATTGGGAAGCCGTGTCTTTATACAGCACAAATTTCTCCCCCAAGCCTCTTCGcccctctcttccttttccttttctcagcacTTTGCTCGAGGGCACAGTCCCTGCCTGCCTCTTGGTGTCTGTGTCTTGTCTGACTCTGTTTCATTGCTTCTCTGACCAGGATGCAATTACATGAGCTTCCACCAGTGGAAAAGCTCTGGTGAGAAAGGGCTGGCTCTGTTTTTGGCTAAAAGCCCAAGTGACTTGCATCGCCACTAGACGTCTGGTTTCATCTTCAGAGATGGATTGTTCATTTGCGCTATGATTTTGCTGCTTACTAGCATCTAGATACTTCCATTCTGGCTTTCCTCCTCCTCGGGAGGAACACTAGGATCACTGTTGCCCGGGTCTTGTTGGTCACCATTCCAATGACTAACCAAAGGATGATTTGCAAcctagcaaacaaacaaacagacaagcaaataaacaaaacacatgaGAAAAAAGGGAAGCAGGATTGGCCTGGGGAGATGGAGGGTTTCCACAATAAGGGTAAGGATTTCACGGGACATGAGTGTTTTCTTCATGCATAAGGAGAATCCAGCAGGAATTGGTATTCAAGGTAAGATCCCAAATGAGTTCAAAAAGGAATATATATCTATCCCAAGCATCATTCTACTGATGCCAGTTTAGCCGTGTGAAAGATTTATAGCTGTCCAAACCATGGGGAGTTTGTATGCTGCAGCTTGCTTTCGAAATATCTTCCCCATATAGAAAACTGCTAAAAGAAGTGTATTCAACATCTCATTTATGCCAATGGAGAGGACAGAGAATGGGAAACAGTGCTGAGATTTTTATACTGCATGTGGGACGTGTGAGGACTCATTGTCCCGTGGTATCATGATGCAAGGAAGGTAGCAGATATTCGTTTGGCAACCATCAATTTGTTAAACAGCCTTAGAAACATTATTTCTGCCTTAAATATAGTAAATGATCTAGATGTCCTCCTGCTTCAGAGGCCCAGGTTCCCAGTAAGAATCaagagttttgggtttttttttttaccagtgtGAATTTATTACCTTTCAAATTTTTGTTGTTTCCTGTTTTTGTCTTATGAGTAGATAGAAATGCACCCAGCCAAATACTCCCTCTGGAGatgcttttttcctgttctgtggcTTGGCTTACAAGCCTGGAGAAGCCAGACTCTCCAGGTGATAGGAGTTGGAATTGGCCCATTTCCTTGCCCAGCTGTGAAGAGAGTTTCTCCAGCTGAGAAGAAACTTGCTTTGGTtgtaaaaatgttcagaaaattcATCTCCCAGTGCTGGAATACCATGCATGTGCAAAACCTTAGGCAAACGCAGAGAAATATTGTACCCGACTCCCCTTGCCTCTTGTACCTCCTCACCCCTTCCCTTAcctgaaaaacagaagagcagaagCAGGAGGAATCTCAGCTCCATGTGTGCCTCGGAGCTCAGAGGAGGGGCAGTGTTGAAGGCAGAACGGAGAATTGGTAAGTGTCTTCTCTCTGTATCCTCCTGCCTCACCCTCGCACTGCAGGAGGAAGTGGCAGAGCTTAGTGGCTTACCACTTGGCTCAGCATAGAAATCCTTCACTGCTGTTTTACGACCAAATTGATGCTTGTATAATTTAATTGTCCGTATCAATAGAACTTGGCTAGTTCAGAAAACTCAGAGGCATTAGACAGAGTCCAGGGGGAAGCTGTTCACTTCTCCCCGTTGCATCTGCTGCACTTCTGGTGAAGTCCCTGAAAGAGCCCAGGATAGACTCAGACTGCTTTACACTTACACTAGCAAAATGATTAAAATCAGTTAGCCCGTGGCCtcagaaaaatggcaaaaggtTTCGGTTTTGAGAAGCACATGAACACCCATGTGGCTGATTCTAAGGCTTggtgcttcacaggcctgcgtTCAACCACGGTGGAGATGAGCGAAGGAAAGATGTGGCTGGTGCAATGTTTGTGCACGCACTGGATGGAGCTACTGAAGGCAGCGGGCAATGGCTTCTGtagcttttcctctcctttcccttgaCCTCCCAGAGGAATTCTGCCTCCTGGAAACCAGGAGAAAGCCAGCTCTCCTCAGGGTGAGCAAATCCACCTTTAGAAACCTGTGCTTCACTTGTCAAGCCACAGTGTGCACATCACAGCCGCAGCTGAGGTCTCCCTGTGGCAGTAGCTGTCACACTGCTGGGGGCTGGCTCACTCATGGGTCTTCCGCAGCTGATCTGAGCTCAAGTAGCTGCCTTGGGAAGCACAAGCAGGTGGTGGGTCTTATTTGTCTTGCTTCTGGGCTTTCCTTGCCTTACTTTCATTCTACTTCTTGTAAGGACACTGTCTGTCCTTCCACTCTGCTCTCCAGGGATGTCTCCTTGTGCTTGCCATGCTGCAGAACAGTCGGTGGGCTTGGCAGATTCCCTGCCACCTCCCCTGAAATCCCCATGCCCTTCTCTGCCCTTTGAGCCAGTGGCAGTACAGAAGTAAAGCGGCAGTAAAATCCACTGCCTTCCTACCCCCTGAGGATGTGCTCTCAGTGGCGTCCCCCGGGCCAGACCTACCTGCCTCGCTCCATCAGAGCAGTGCGGAGAGACTGTACAGACACCCTGGCTGCGAATAGTTTCCAATTATACGAATAAGCAGCTTATTAACAGTACATTCTGGCTAATCATTTTGTATTAGATATCTCCACATTGTCTTTTCCCCAAATCCCTCTCTCATCAGGCACTTGATGCTCAATAACAAGGAGAGGGAATGCACTGGTTCTCTTATGAACAAATCCCAAGAGTCTGCAATTACTTCAATTTCTGCAACTGGTTGCCCACAAACTGAGCCAAAAGCTATGCTGCATTGCAATGCCTCATCCTTTCCTACGGCATCTGTATTTACCATGTCCATTGGAGGTCCTGTCTTTGAGGAGATAAGCATTTGGGGACAGGACAGGTCATGAAGAGATGTCTGTACAGGACCTAGCATGGTAGCAGAAGGGCTTCAGCTTCCAGATTGCCTGCAAGTTGGTCACTAAGTTGTAAAGTTTGTCCTCTTGCTGCATCTCAGGCAGAGGATCAGTGTGGATTTTAATTATAGCATCACAGAAAATAGGATGAGTGTGATCCCAGGAGGTCACTTAATTTATCCCAGTGACACAAGGTGGCATCCACTTCCTATGTCAGGTCTAAAGATATCTGTTTAACTAGATTAGGTTGCACTGTTCTGCGGGTGGTGTGTTGCAGTGCTGCACTATCCTTACCATCAGAAAGCTTTTCCTAATGTCTGAGTCTCCCTGCTATTTAAATCCCTCATTCCTTGTTGTGTCCACTGTGAATGCAGCGAATAGGCTATTCcctttctcttgctttgtatGCAAAGACTCCTACCA
Protein-coding sequences here:
- the LOC112990165 gene encoding polymeric immunoglobulin receptor-like produces the protein MAMELRVLLLLPLCCPGLRAQTPGAEESRREGSTLSVQCLYTPQAPFPSQKAWCRVNNGICEALVGTTYSTLNTYINEATQGTVTIEDDVKRGAISITMKNLQVQDSGTYSCASQRNTNTLWLLKTISLNVFKELHRWELDSLSVQCPYNAQTPSTTPKAWCRRQGPTSCNTVVSTNYPSTRQYTQQSRTSIRDNTQGKTVTITMQKLQQQDSGVYWCVLYTQTHRTRIMEVRLTVSKRTQQYTARESDTLSILCPYSPRDYGAVTKAWCKVGAGEECAVLARTDRQPSGHRRTAQPGTTTIQDDSHRGIVTVTMEKLRAEDSGVYWCALYEHPHLFRIVEVTLNISNASTETTLSVTATTSQTTPSANDASFTTTAPSKSSSVNIFILLSVVLGILLILALISMITLYIKKCRRGNRQAEDIYEKPEDTAQFQSTERMGSPRNDSNDLKYVTLHFTTPLSPEEPLYANVGPSQAPRKPKAETVEYADIALKELPTNDKG